A stretch of Methanosphaerula palustris E1-9c DNA encodes these proteins:
- a CDS encoding serine hydrolase: MSGTENLTIMHNPQTPIAREMTADSRTYFCQGWTYVEKNGTPPVLQHTGETPGNHAYIMLVPGEKLGIVILANEVCQSLPEEITDWFYWPYFSTSGQKAGPGTDPNLAMKAFVFSEKTPRPEHLASPLSLKSYPEPLRVPSMVTRPSP; the protein is encoded by the coding sequence TTGTCAGGCACTGAAAACCTGACCATCATGCACAATCCCCAGACTCCCATCGCCAGGGAGATGACCGCCGACTCCAGGACCTACTTCTGCCAGGGCTGGACCTATGTGGAGAAGAACGGGACGCCTCCGGTTCTTCAGCATACCGGCGAGACCCCCGGCAACCATGCCTACATCATGTTAGTACCGGGTGAGAAACTCGGGATTGTCATCCTCGCCAACGAGGTCTGCCAGAGCCTTCCCGAGGAGATCACGGACTGGTTTTACTGGCCCTATTTCAGCACTTCCGGGCAGAAAGCGGGGCCTGGCACCGATCCGAACCTGGCAATGAAGGCATTTGTCTTCTCCGAGAAGACCCCAAGGCCCGAACACCTGGCATCGCCGCTCTCACTCAAGTCCTATCCGGAACCTTTGCGTGTCCCGTCTATGGTGACGCGACCGTCGCCCTGA
- a CDS encoding CDGSH iron-sulfur domain-containing protein — MGWEHLPGCLPCIAVRAAYDSRVVTEDLEYWMEGPLWVRGGIPVIAVDGETYEVRNGVTLSQCGRSKNMLFCDRSHLEECRPAMVA, encoded by the coding sequence ATGGGATGGGAACATCTGCCAGGCTGCCTGCCCTGCATTGCAGTGAGGGCAGCCTACGACAGCCGGGTCGTCACCGAGGACTTGGAGTACTGGATGGAAGGGCCACTCTGGGTCCGGGGCGGTATCCCGGTGATCGCTGTCGATGGTGAGACCTACGAGGTCCGGAACGGGGTCACGCTCTCCCAGTGTGGGAGGTCGAAGAACATGCTGTTCTGCGACAGGAGCCACCTTGAGGAGTGCCGGCCGGCGATGGTGGCATGA